A single region of the Prochlorococcus marinus str. MIT 0917 genome encodes:
- the mrdA gene encoding penicillin-binding protein 2 yields MKKKERLYLSSKKHVGAFNQPLIFFLFVCLIFLVTGVRLFWIQIINGSYYKKLSEENRVKLIANPPIRGRLLDRNGVVLADNKLFYSLSIQPRLLTNSDWIDLRKSLSDLFNVSIDQLEISFNRSHSDTPYKKVLLTDLSVEQVIRFKEQENNLYGAQIDIGLVRNYPYKSLAAHALGYTQLITANEFSKLSERGYKLSDRIGRKGIEAAFESELRGKWGGEMLEIDSLGTVQRSLGLKMPKAGKDIKLTLDLDLQLTAEKVLSDKTAGAIVAIDPRTGAIRAIASQPTFDLNFFSQPFTNKQYENLFLSSNLPLLSRAFNAYDPGSTWKPVTAIAGMESGKFPASKKLNTVPCITYGSHCFPEYNKRGFGWIGYEDAFRVSSNTFFYQIGVGSGSQALYDAATKLGFDNYTGIETFLDENKGLVGNKKWADQGRGWGQPGETPWIVEDMASASIGQSVVLVTPLQLARAYAVFANGGYLITPHLVDANINWRSEKYLQKVDIQDTTLATIRRGLRKVVTSGTAMDINVDTSIFPEVAGKTGTAEDSSGGSDHAWFAGFAPYDSGEIVIVAFAQNTPGGGSVHALPMAKKMLQTWYKLNSYKQSTSGQDQL; encoded by the coding sequence ATGAAGAAAAAAGAAAGATTGTATTTAAGTTCAAAAAAGCATGTAGGTGCTTTTAATCAACCCTTAATTTTCTTTTTGTTTGTTTGTTTAATTTTTTTAGTAACAGGTGTGCGTCTTTTTTGGATACAAATAATCAATGGATCATATTATAAAAAACTTTCAGAAGAAAATAGAGTCAAGTTAATTGCTAATCCACCAATTAGAGGAAGATTATTAGATCGTAATGGTGTAGTTCTTGCCGATAATAAACTCTTTTACTCATTATCTATTCAACCTAGGCTTTTAACTAATAGTGATTGGATTGATCTTAGAAAGTCTTTATCAGATTTGTTTAATGTTTCTATTGATCAATTAGAGATTTCATTTAATAGAAGTCATTCCGACACTCCGTATAAAAAAGTACTATTGACTGATTTATCGGTGGAGCAAGTTATTAGATTTAAAGAACAAGAAAATAACTTATATGGTGCTCAAATTGATATTGGTTTAGTTAGAAATTATCCTTACAAGTCTTTAGCTGCGCATGCTTTGGGTTATACACAGTTGATAACTGCAAATGAGTTTTCTAAGCTTTCAGAAAGAGGTTATAAATTATCTGACCGAATTGGACGGAAAGGTATTGAAGCTGCTTTTGAATCTGAATTGAGAGGTAAATGGGGAGGTGAAATGCTTGAGATTGATTCATTAGGTACAGTTCAACGCAGTCTGGGGTTAAAAATGCCAAAAGCTGGTAAGGATATCAAATTAACTCTTGATCTAGATCTACAACTTACTGCAGAAAAAGTTTTGTCTGACAAAACTGCTGGAGCAATAGTAGCGATTGATCCACGAACAGGTGCAATTCGAGCAATTGCTAGTCAACCTACTTTCGATCTTAATTTTTTTTCTCAGCCTTTTACAAATAAACAATATGAAAATCTTTTTTTGTCCTCAAATCTTCCTCTTTTGAGTAGAGCATTTAATGCATATGATCCAGGCAGTACATGGAAGCCAGTAACTGCTATAGCTGGTATGGAAAGTGGTAAATTTCCTGCTAGTAAAAAATTAAATACGGTTCCTTGTATTACATATGGAAGTCATTGTTTTCCAGAATATAATAAAAGAGGTTTTGGATGGATTGGATATGAAGATGCATTCAGAGTCTCTAGCAATACTTTCTTTTACCAAATTGGGGTTGGATCTGGTTCACAGGCTTTATATGATGCTGCAACCAAACTTGGCTTCGACAATTACACTGGGATAGAAACTTTTCTTGATGAAAATAAAGGCTTAGTAGGGAATAAGAAATGGGCTGATCAAGGTCGTGGTTGGGGACAGCCTGGAGAAACTCCTTGGATAGTGGAGGATATGGCTAGTGCATCGATTGGTCAATCTGTTGTTCTAGTTACGCCATTGCAATTAGCACGAGCATATGCAGTTTTTGCAAATGGTGGTTATTTGATTACTCCTCATTTAGTAGATGCAAATATAAATTGGAGATCAGAAAAATATTTACAAAAAGTAGATATTCAAGATACGACACTTGCCACAATCCGTCGTGGGCTGCGTAAAGTAGTAACAAGCGGTACTGCTATGGACATAAATGTAGATACCTCTATTTTCCCTGAAGTTGCTGGTAAAACTGGAACAGCTGAAGATAGTAGTGGAGGTAGTGATCATGCGTGGTTTGCTGGCTTTGCACCTTATGACTCTGGAGAGATCGTCATTGTGGCATTCGCTCAGAACACTCCTGGTGGTGGTTCAGTACATGCTCTACCTATGGCAAAAAAAATGTTGCAGACATGGTATAAATTGAACTCTTATAAGCAATCAACTAGCGGTCAAGATCAGTTGTAG
- a CDS encoding tetratricopeptide repeat protein, with product MDNPNKQDKESKVNEVKTFPVPFALSNNKKNFVIPANTASQPSKEQIINQALTLHTQGDIAEAAKYYQHFINQGFKDYRVFTNYGVILTSLGKLQEAELSLRKAIELNPDFATAHSNLGNILKDLGKLQEAELSLRKAIVLNPDFAMAHSNLGNILKDLGKLQEAELSLRKAIVLNPDFADAHYNLGIILSDLGKLQEAELSTRKAIELNPDFAEAHSNLGNILDDLGKLQEAELSLRKAIELNPDFAEAHSNLGNILDDLGKLQEAELSLRKAIELNPDLAEAYYNLGNTLRNLGKLQEAELSLRKAIELNPDYYDAYFNLSWLQLLRGEYQSGLNNYEFRFKTKQPIIPPTNSKLEQLKSNKLQKNGSLLIVREGGLGDTLQYMRYIPYLRSQGLDVSFCAQEELHTLIKSSGIETNPLTPEQTIKVSEGTWIPLLSLPRYLQVRPDNPIINDPYIFPSVEFVKKWENILSNERRPIIGINWQGNPNAEKQALKGRSLPLETFSTIARNNNFNFLSLQKAFGSEQLDHCSFKNKFVECQPQINNTWDFLEIAGIIENCDLIITSDTSIAHLAGGMGKSTWLLLHYVPGWIWGLQGENTFWYPSMRLFRQKERNNWQEVLERVNFELESIFNK from the coding sequence GTGGATAATCCTAATAAACAAGATAAAGAAAGTAAGGTCAATGAAGTAAAAACATTTCCAGTTCCATTCGCTTTATCAAATAATAAAAAGAATTTTGTTATTCCCGCTAATACAGCAAGCCAACCTTCTAAAGAACAAATAATTAATCAAGCGTTGACACTTCATACTCAAGGGGACATTGCAGAAGCAGCAAAATATTATCAACATTTCATAAATCAGGGTTTTAAAGATTACAGAGTTTTTACTAATTATGGAGTCATATTAACAAGTCTTGGCAAATTACAAGAAGCTGAATTATCACTACGCAAAGCTATTGAACTTAATCCTGATTTCGCAACGGCTCATTCCAATCTGGGAAATATATTGAAAGATCTTGGCAAATTACAAGAAGCTGAATTATCACTACGTAAAGCTATTGTACTTAATCCTGATTTCGCAATGGCTCATTCCAATCTGGGAAATATATTGAAAGATCTTGGCAAATTACAAGAAGCTGAATTATCACTACGCAAAGCTATTGTACTTAATCCTGATTTCGCAGATGCACATTACAATCTCGGAATCATATTGAGCGATCTTGGCAAATTACAAGAAGCTGAATTATCTACTCGCAAAGCTATTGAACTTAATCCTGATTTCGCAGAGGCACATTCCAATCTAGGAAATATATTGGATGATCTTGGCAAATTACAAGAAGCTGAATTATCACTACGCAAAGCTATTGAACTTAATCCTGATTTCGCAGAGGCACATTCCAATCTAGGAAATATATTGGATGATCTTGGCAAATTACAAGAAGCTGAATTATCACTACGCAAAGCTATTGAACTTAATCCTGATCTCGCCGAGGCGTATTACAACCTAGGTAATACTCTGAGAAATCTGGGCAAGTTACAAGAAGCTGAATTATCACTACGCAAAGCTATTGAACTTAATCCTGATTACTACGATGCTTATTTCAACCTGTCTTGGCTTCAACTTTTAAGAGGAGAATATCAATCTGGTCTAAATAACTATGAGTTTAGATTTAAAACAAAGCAACCTATTATTCCTCCCACGAATTCAAAATTGGAACAATTAAAAAGTAACAAATTACAAAAAAATGGCTCGTTATTAATCGTTAGAGAAGGAGGTTTAGGCGATACTTTGCAATATATGCGTTATATTCCTTATCTAAGAAGTCAAGGTCTAGATGTTTCTTTTTGTGCTCAGGAAGAACTACATACTTTAATTAAATCATCAGGCATTGAAACAAATCCATTAACTCCTGAACAAACTATAAAAGTTTCAGAAGGGACATGGATTCCACTCTTATCTTTACCGCGATATTTACAAGTAAGACCAGACAATCCAATCATTAATGATCCGTATATTTTTCCATCTGTTGAATTCGTCAAAAAATGGGAAAACATTCTTTCTAATGAAAGAAGACCAATTATAGGTATTAATTGGCAAGGAAATCCAAATGCCGAAAAGCAAGCTCTAAAGGGACGCTCACTACCTTTAGAAACTTTCTCTACTATTGCTAGAAATAATAATTTCAATTTTCTATCACTACAAAAAGCATTTGGTTCAGAGCAATTAGATCATTGTTCATTTAAAAATAAGTTTGTTGAATGCCAACCACAAATTAATAACACATGGGATTTCCTTGAAATTGCTGGCATTATTGAAAATTGTGATTTAATCATTACCAGTGATACTTCCATAGCTCATTTAGCTGGAGGGATGGGAAAATCTACCTGGTTACTTCTTCACTATGTTCCAGGATGGATATGGGGACTTCAAGGAGAAAATACATTTTGGTACCCATCAATGAGATTATTCCGACAAAAAGAGCGAAATAATTGGCAAGAGGTTTTGGAGAGAGTTAATTTTGA
- a CDS encoding diflavin flavoprotein gives MTVETISSTNLNTLIKKTIQIPIEENLLCLRSLNPKRTRFEVEYSLEKGSCTNSFLFNSSKDEHSKSEEYILIHPPGLTFEKEFLEEFQTLIKSDSAEIKLVMGHINPNKVAFVKRMNVKYKNLTVICSNPGAKLFKEIWNLRKPSRNTNPKETFETVAVLPNIQIIKQLETLSLDNNFEITFIPAPTARWPGGLIVFEKQTGLLMSDKLFGAHVYEEKWAELNSISTEEERRHYFDCLMAPMSTQVNSIIEKFEDFEIDTIVPGHGPAISGSWRSLLNNYQSWGESQKYSNLRVALLFASAYGNTAAIADAIARGISKTGVKVKIINCEFTASDSLITEIRKADGYLIGSPTLGGHAPTPIVSALGTLLAEGDRGKPTGVFGSYGWSGEALDLLEKKLKDGGFKFGFEPIKIKFSPDPLMIKKLEEIGIQYGKQLINAKLRQQRKANVGLNTSKNDPTINALGRVVGSLCILTAQKGNEDNVINGAMVASWVSQASFSPPGITIAVAKERAVENLLHTGDNFALNILEQNNHQALLKQFLQSFKPGDNRFTDLEIKLSPGNQPLLNEALAWLEGTVNQRMECGDHWLIYAEIKHGKVIKKDGVTAVHHRKTGANY, from the coding sequence ATGACAGTAGAAACAATTTCTTCGACAAATTTAAATACTTTAATAAAAAAAACAATTCAGATTCCCATTGAAGAGAACTTACTTTGCTTAAGAAGCCTAAACCCAAAAAGAACAAGATTTGAAGTTGAATATTCTCTTGAAAAAGGAAGTTGTACAAATTCTTTTTTATTCAATTCTTCTAAAGATGAACATTCTAAATCAGAAGAATATATTTTAATTCATCCTCCTGGTTTAACATTTGAAAAAGAATTTTTAGAAGAGTTTCAGACATTAATTAAGAGTGATTCCGCTGAAATAAAGTTAGTCATGGGTCATATCAATCCCAATAAAGTAGCTTTTGTGAAAAGAATGAATGTGAAATATAAAAATTTAACGGTTATTTGTTCTAATCCAGGAGCAAAATTATTCAAAGAGATTTGGAATTTACGAAAACCATCTAGAAATACAAATCCCAAAGAAACATTTGAGACAGTTGCAGTCCTTCCGAATATTCAAATTATTAAGCAATTAGAGACTCTGTCACTCGATAATAATTTTGAGATTACATTCATTCCCGCGCCAACAGCTCGTTGGCCAGGTGGACTAATTGTTTTTGAAAAGCAAACTGGTTTACTGATGAGTGATAAATTATTTGGTGCACATGTTTATGAGGAAAAATGGGCTGAATTAAACAGTATTAGTACGGAGGAAGAAAGAAGACATTACTTTGATTGCCTTATGGCACCAATGTCTACTCAAGTCAATAGTATTATCGAAAAATTTGAAGACTTTGAGATTGACACAATAGTTCCCGGACATGGACCTGCAATCAGCGGTAGTTGGAGAAGTTTGTTAAATAACTATCAAAGCTGGGGGGAAAGCCAAAAATATAGCAACTTAAGAGTAGCTCTATTATTTGCCAGTGCATATGGAAATACTGCCGCTATTGCTGATGCCATAGCCAGAGGAATTAGTAAGACAGGAGTCAAAGTTAAGATTATTAATTGTGAATTCACCGCATCAGATAGCTTGATCACTGAAATTCGTAAAGCAGATGGATATTTAATTGGATCCCCAACATTAGGAGGACATGCACCCACTCCGATTGTTTCAGCACTTGGCACACTGTTGGCTGAGGGTGATAGAGGCAAGCCTACTGGAGTGTTTGGAAGTTATGGATGGAGTGGGGAAGCTCTTGATTTACTTGAAAAAAAATTAAAAGATGGAGGCTTCAAATTTGGATTCGAACCTATAAAAATCAAATTTAGTCCTGATCCTTTAATGATTAAAAAACTTGAAGAAATAGGTATCCAATATGGTAAGCAATTAATTAATGCAAAATTACGTCAACAAAGAAAAGCTAATGTTGGTTTAAATACGAGTAAAAATGATCCAACAATTAATGCACTAGGAAGGGTCGTCGGTTCACTATGTATATTGACTGCTCAAAAGGGAAATGAAGATAATGTAATTAACGGAGCAATGGTTGCAAGCTGGGTTAGTCAAGCAAGCTTTTCTCCTCCTGGTATTACGATTGCAGTGGCTAAAGAAAGAGCTGTAGAAAACTTACTGCATACAGGCGATAACTTTGCTTTAAACATTTTAGAGCAAAATAATCACCAAGCCCTGCTTAAACAATTTCTTCAATCATTCAAACCTGGAGATAATAGATTTACCGATCTTGAGATCAAATTAAGTCCAGGCAATCAGCCATTATTAAATGAAGCTTTAGCTTGGCTGGAGGGTACAGTTAATCAACGAATGGAGTGCGGGGATCATTGGCTGATATATGCTGAGATTAAACATGGAAAAGTCATTAAAAAAGATGGAGTAACAGCAGTTCATCATCGAAAAACAGGAGCGAACTACTAA
- a CDS encoding NADPH-dependent FMN reductase, whose protein sequence is MSNKKLLVIAASNGENLKLAKKFLVAGKELNCSCELLDLTESKNELPIFNPRHNSKDKAPENLKSINTQMESHSHWIICAPEYNGSIPPILTNAIAWLSVQGKDFRSLFNERPIAIASFSGGGCMELLLSMRIQLTHLGALVLGRQLATNKSKVAEDTSINAILNQLLQLNHPNQTTTDLDR, encoded by the coding sequence ATGTCTAATAAAAAGCTTCTTGTTATAGCCGCTAGCAATGGTGAAAATCTCAAACTAGCCAAAAAATTTTTAGTTGCAGGCAAAGAACTAAATTGCTCATGCGAATTACTGGACTTGACGGAATCAAAAAATGAGTTACCTATATTTAATCCACGTCATAATTCAAAAGATAAAGCACCAGAAAATCTTAAGTCTATCAATACTCAAATGGAAAGCCATTCACACTGGATCATTTGTGCGCCTGAATATAACGGTTCAATTCCTCCAATTCTTACAAATGCAATAGCTTGGCTTTCTGTACAAGGAAAAGATTTTCGAAGTTTATTTAATGAACGTCCAATTGCAATAGCAAGTTTTTCAGGAGGAGGATGTATGGAGTTATTACTTTCGATGCGAATTCAGTTAACTCATCTTGGAGCTTTAGTATTAGGTCGTCAATTAGCTACTAATAAATCAAAAGTTGCTGAGGATACATCAATTAACGCAATTCTAAATCAACTACTACAACTAAATCACCCAAATCAAACTACAACTGATCTTGACCGCTAG